Below is a window of Drosophila miranda strain MSH22 chromosome 3, D.miranda_PacBio2.1, whole genome shotgun sequence DNA.
TTATAACAACGGCTCTTCCGATTATCTCGGCCACCTCGAGCTCAGCATCTACGAATCGGGTTTTGGCCCGTCCACTCTCATCTGCGCGTATATTCCCCAAGTCACCGGCATGACGTTCTGTGGCCGATGCTTCTGGGCTGCCGTGACGCGACCGACGCGGATTGTAGTGGTCGCCAACAGAGGCGCACCCTGAGGATACGTCGCCACTTTCATGAATGTGGAAGCCGTGCAATCCCGGCTCCAAGCCGTCCACTACGACATCTACCAAAACACCGGGCGCCTTTGCACTGATGGCCGTGAATCGCACAACACCCTGGACAGGCGTTCGGTCCACCACACTGCCGGTTGTGTTGATCAGGGCAACTGCCGACTGACCGCCAAAGCCCGAAAGCACCGCCTTGCGACCGGTGGCCTCAATCTTCTCGTGCACTTCTGACCATGGACTCTCAGTCTGAACAATCACGCGCCCCTCTTGAATGTCTACATCCACTTCACCCAAACCATCCAGAGCCTTTCGCAGCGTGTTCGCATAAGCCTCGTCCCCCTTTTTCATCTGAACTGCAAATTCAATCTACACTTTAAAATGAGCGCCTGTCTTCTCCATCAATATTTACCTTAACAGAACCCATTCTGATGACATGCACAAAGTGCCGACTAATAATGATAAACAAAGTTCTCTTTTTTTAGAGTTTAAGTTAGCATGCTACCCTTGAGCAGCGTGGGATTATTTGGCCGGCCGCCTGTAGAAGGAGGAAAATGCCAAGTCAATGAATAGTAGATTGTAGTACTTATTATAGTTTTATATCAATTTCGTCAATATTATCGGTGTTGTTGTACTTTTTAACAGTATTTACAATTCACACGACCGGAAGAGCAGAACTACGCGGTAACtacacatttgctacataATGGGAGGAAAAAGAGGGTATGGAAAACAGGCAAAACGGCCAAGAAAATGCATCGCATGCAAGGTAAAATCCACCGCTTTTGCTTACTATACCTTGAAAACGAAATCGGCTGTTTTTTGATAGAATATGGTCACATTGCAAAGTGTGCTGATACGTTTATGGTCGTATGACACTGCACCTCAAGACCAATCAAGTCTGCCAGACAGAGATAACATTATGGTAAGTTTGGCTTTCCATTTCCAAAACAGCGTAATTAAAATTCCGTTCAGGTCGTTCTAAATTGTCACAAATAGTGTCACATGTCGCAGCTCTTGAACTGATCGCCGTAAGACAGTAGACTAGATATAATGACGTCTTTCAGATTAGATTAAGTGCGTTGTTATACGACATGACTCAAAAGTGCTTAATATTTGTATCtcttaaaatatttatttcagCCTAGATTGTATTAATACATATTTACAATAAGCCAAACTTAAACTCTAGCGCTTAAATATGTACTTAGGATGCACCTAATAAAATCACACATGTTCATTTCTGAAATGAAAAGCACACACAAATTGACATCTGTGCGGCCCAGAGTGGCTCGGGAAATGCAGCAGTACCCAATCACCCAATCAAACTTCCGTATTGGATGCCGTGTTCGGCAGGGTCAGAGGGGCACCGCGGCCAACATTGGTGTTTGTTGGGGTCTGTGCGGCACGCGATGTCGACGGTTCCGGCTCCATCGTGATGACTGTGGGTGATATCGCCGACCCCGCCCCCGCCTCCGCAGCCCCGGCGTACGGATCTGACTCCGAATATGGCGGAGCTGGCAAAGCCGCTATCCCAATGGGGCTGGGAACAGCCAAGGGCGAGTGAGGTGCCGCGGCGGCTGCCGTTGGCGTTGTCAGATTACACATGCGCATCACCTCGTCATAGCTGGGCAGCTCCTTGTCGTCCTTCTCCAGCTGGCTGCGAATGCGGGCCGACTCCTCGCTGCTTGGCTCGATGAAGAATATATCGCCATACCGGTTGTGCGGCCGATCCTCCGAAGTGTTCAGCGCACCCCCCTGGCGATCTGGAAGAAATGAGGCAATACCAATTAGCAACACAGTCTATATCTATCCACACGATTAGCGAGCGGGTACCAAGCTGGCGCAGTCGTTGTCGGTTCTGCGCCACGGAGTCGTGCATGCGCTTTGCCaactatcaaatcaaatcgaaaCAAAATAAATCAATTATGGGCCCATTGTTACTTGTCGCTCCCTCCGaccgagcgagcgagcgagcgagcctCAAGCTCAATGGATAATTACGTATATCAGTTGGCTTATTGCAAATATGGCGAACACAAAACCAAACGCCACAATCAAATTAGATGTCAAAGTCAttctgcggctgcggctgaaGTTCTACTACCAAAATAATCGCCCCACACCACCGCTTCAAGCCAACCACCGAGTAGCGATTAGATAAACCCCCACACAGCCCACATTTGGCACACGTTACCATTTCCAATGTCATATCGTAGATGCCTctgtcgttgctgctgctgttgctgccgtcGTTGTCGTGGTGGGCAGATCTTGGCCAGCGTTCGACTCTTGATGCGCACATAGTAGCAGGCGATCGGTAGGAGGCAGAAGAAGAAGACAACAAGAGCTATGTAGATGACCACATGGATTCCAAAGTCAGAATCGCCCCAATCCATTACGGGAGCGTACATGCTCGTATTGGGAGCAGTTCGAGCAGTTGCCGCTGCGAAGTCGTTGCCTACTGACCAAAGCCGGACTACATCCCCAACAAGCAATGGTTTCTACTTCAACGCCCATAGGGTTTCTAGGTTCTAGTTTGGCACGGCCATTGATAATCACCCGATTAGATTGTGCGCCATGTTTTGTGCACCCCGCACGTATACGATAAAACTCCGACCATATATAACCCCGCGTGGGTCATAAATTACATATAAAATGTCTGCATAGAGCCACTCCTGAAGCAACTTACACGGCGTAGAGGACATAGCCATCTCATCGATTCGGTTCGAATCGTTGGAAGTGTTGCCCCGATCGAGAAAACATCTCTTTGCGATACATATGACGAAGCACTTAAAGTCAAAATAATGGATCAGTTATCAAGAGAATGAACGGGATCGAAAacgggaggaggaggagtgtAGTGTCACCTGCAGCACGGCATAGGCCAGAAAACCGATGGTTAAGAGTAGGAAAAACGCTATCACAGGACCCGCATccattttgaaacaaactcgccAAAAGACTAACTCCATCCTGATTCGCAATGTCTGCAAGGCGATTCAACAACAAGAGAACTAATCGCAACTGGGCGGCTTATCAAGTAACACTTCAGGGTTTTATTGATTTATGGGGGAGCAATCGGGACGCACTCATACGTACGAGTCTCCGTCTACAAATATGTACGTACCAATAATGACAACACGACGCCGTGGGCGACGGCGACGTTGGTCCTGAGAACGCTGGGGAGGATTGGACCCACAGCATTTGTTTAGAATGAACCAGAGCACAAACTTGGGGGGAATATCAGACGATAATATAAGAGGAGGAAATCATGTATAGCTCCCGATCCGGAAGAGGCTTGTACCTGCATCAAGAAGTATACTATAGGCATCACAAGGAAGAGTATGAAGAAAGCTCCCACATAGACGATGAACAGATCCATTTCACTGTCTAAACACACATTCGACGCACTTGAATAACCAGCCAATACTGAGCACTCTTCTGGGCGAGCGTTGAACTAATCTTATCGGGGCCAAGGAAGCGGGTATTGAAGTGTTGATTGGCCAAGTCAATTGACTCAACAGGTCGCTATCGCACTCGACCGCATCTCCATTTCCTTCCCCCTTGACCTCTTTTCACCGTGATCTAGGAGGGATgggattcagattcagattcagtcAACCTACCGTGTCGTTGCCTTTGGGGTCGAACACGGGCTCTACGTCTATCCGGTCCGGTCCTCCAGGCCTCGTAGCAGGCCCACATGCAAAAGCGTAGGCAACAGAAGGTCACGGCACAGGAGATGAAGGCGAGGAAGAAGAAAACTAGGTAGGGCGCAAGGGCCGGCATTTTTCCACCGATAATCGAGCGCGGAGGGATCTGAATCGGGAAACCACGTAGGGTAGGTAGTCGTGTGCGCCTCTGTGAGTGATATTCGCTCCATAGAGCGGCCTTCGTGCAACTGGTAATCCTCCATTCTGGGCGCACTCGAGGCGCCTCTGGCCAAGACTTATCAGCGACTGGCGGGGAGTGCTGGCAGCAGGGATTGCAGGTGCGTCAAGGGCCGCCTGATAAGCATTCTGTGCCGTATCGCGTCGGATAAGATAGTCGTCTGATAGTCTGTTCTGCcttgtctgctgctgctgcctctgccatTCTATTGCCATTTCATGTGACGAAATGCGTAATTTATACGAGTACACACACCCACACGTGGAAAATGGTAACCACAATATATCTAGCAGATATGCCCCGTATAATGATGGCTGAAGGTAGAGTAATGCCAGAGTGCGGAAGCATTTAAAACAATCGCTAATTAATTCAGAGCCAGCGTAGTAACATCGTCTGTATCATGTGGAGCAAAGCACTAAACTAAAGCCAGACAAAGGAATAACCTTTCGGACATACCGGAAAGTCACTTGtaccctgccctgcccctgcccctgccccataTGGGAACTTTAATTCAATGCCAAAAATACCAAGAATACCTCTATGCTCACCTGTCCCATTGAGCGACGACGATGGGTATGATGCACTGTACCTGCTCATGGGAGTACTGACAGGGACGGGCCTCGGATGGCTGCATTTCCGGGCCACATAATTCTAGAacgggattgggattgggattctCACACGCTCCTGGTGGCAGATGATGCTGCTGCGGGGCTCAAACTTACCCTCACCGGGAGGTAGACAATCAGAATGAAGATGACAAGCAAAACCCCGAGCTCGAACCAATGGAGTTGGTCGGACATTTTACACAAAGTGCACTGGATAATTGGCTACATTATCGGATCGAAGGCGCTCAGGGCCAAGTGAAGACTGAGCCCTCTCGCCTACCATCTGGACAAAGTGTGTTTGAATGGAATGAGCTTCTGCTGTGGCCCCTCGAGCCCAACAGTCGTTCGAAAAGATAAGCGAAGAGAGATAACCGTATCTGGGACCCAGCTGACTCAACGATTGTCGATGTGAATGATGAATCGACCGGGCTTAGTCCTCCTCACCTGTGTCCGCATTGGCTCCTGGCGGATCGATTCGATAGCTCTGCAGCACACGTGTTGGACCTgcacccgcacccgcacccgcacccaCACCCGTACCCAGACCGGGACCAGGACCACGGTAACGTGTCCTACCCTGCTGCTGAGTGGAGCGACTCTTGTGGCGGGCGCAAAGACAACACACCTGCAACGATGAAGATCAGTAGGTAGGGTATCGATATCGATGTCGGATAACTCCACGCAACTTACGCGCACGAGCACGACCACAATGACGACAATGAGGAACCATCCCAGGAATGCGCTAACGTAAGCTACCATTATAACTGATCATTGGAGACTAGACTGGACAAATATGAGTATTCACCGAGTTCAAGTTCGAGTCGCGCCAGAGAACTGGCCGAAGAGGCGGAAGTGTAAACAGTAACTGCCTAATCAGACAAAAAAAGTCAAAGCCTAAAGTAAAACAAGCCTTATCACGGCATGGACAAGCCCGTTATTAATGGTAtgtgaatagaatttttttgCACTCGACTCGGTCTATCAGCCATGGACTTTATCACTGATATGCCCCTCGATTTCCTCACACACTCGAATTGGTACGCACCTTCTGCCACCGAGCTTTGAGCACCGCTGTTCGCCAGCATCGAATTCTGGTTCGCCTTGCTCTTGTAGCACAGCTGTCGGAGCAAACAGATTTATTGGTTAGGAACAGATCGGGGAAGAACAGAGGAAGCGGCAGGTTGGGGGCTGAACTCACAAAGGACACCAGGAGGAACAAGAGACAGATGTAGAACACGTCCGTTAGTTGCATTTTGTAAGGCCAGCAAGCAGCGAGCTAAACTGAACCGATTGGAGTCTGAGTTGGGGACGACTGAATGGCTAAATACGGCGTAGAATGCCCAACAAGTGGTTGGCTCATATCATAAACAACTTCTTTATGCTTATACGAGCAACAAATGAGCTGATATAGAACGTTACCCCCCTGAATGCCGGGGATTATGACTATCTTATCGGGAGAGGAGAGCTTTTGGGGCTAGGAAAGCTTTTGGGGGTGCGTTGAGATGGACTTTCTTACCCTCGATGGACAGCCGCAGCATCATCTCCTCACGCAGAATGCGCTCGTAGACCTGAATATTCCATTCCTCGACTTTCAGTTTGACGAACAGGTAGCACTCCTTGGGGCATGGGGGGAAAGGTACAATGGGAATAGAGAGTGACAGAGATCGCGAGCTGGGGTCACTTCTGCTGGGAGCAACAGACTTACCCGGCCGACAAGCCAAAAGACGATCGAAAATAAAATACCACAGAACCAGAATTCCGTGTACATTGGATAAGACTGAAGAATTTCGTTGGCAGACTTTCAATTTTTCCTACACCTAATAATTTCGACAAGCAGATGACGGCTGGAGCCGAAGTTGCTTGGGGGGAGTCTTATAGAAGGGGGAAAAAGTACAGATTAACTCACCCGGTTCCCGGCCATAGGCGAGGCAGCACAGACATTTCCAACTGTGCGTGGGACAAAGGTACGCCTTTGGAGAAATCGAAATCCAGTTGAAAATCACCATAATGATATCGTCCCGAAGCAGAACACTTACCCGCAGCAGAATGAGGAATATGAGAAGGAAGGATATGAAATAGTAATACTCCACGAAAGACATTTCAGCCAGAACCGAACCTGAGCGATGGGATAAGTTGATGCAAATGAGCCTAGAGTCTAGAGGCCCCACACACCTGACCCATCCAGATTTTCTCTGATAAAGCACCGATAAACAGCGGAAAAGATAAAGAGATATCTGCCTTGCATCACCTGGCATTCGCGAATCTTTCGTAACTCGGCTAACCAGATAAGCAAAGCAGATCTCTAATTATAGCCAAGTTCTGGTGTGGGCCAAATAAAGTAATCAGGCATGTGCTGTGCTGTGATTACCACTATCAACTTGAATCATTTTGTGTAAATGTAGACAGCTTACCAGTACGTCTGAGAGCAGCTGTAGCTGTCCTCCCGGAACGACTCGTGCTCTCCGCACGACCAGCTCGCTTTATCTTGTTGTAGGCGTTGGCAAGGAACTGCAATTGAAAATCCTATAGAGGGGACTCCACTGGAGGATCTGAAACGAGTACTCACGACCATGATCATTACGATGACTAAGATCACTATGGAGAAAGAGCTGTATTCCGCACCCATTCTTGACCAAGTTCACGTACTAGTCCGTGCACAACAAGTGCCTCATGACAACTGACTAGGCTATCGACCCCCCATCAGTGGCTATTTTTAAGCCTGATTGCACACATCCTTATCTTATCATCCTCTCCACATTAGTGCCAAACAATCagaaaacaataaaaattGAATATTTTTCTCGATCAAATTAAAACGTACCTCTGCCTCGCACACTCCTGGTGGCCATCAGGACAATCTGCAAGAGAAAATACACATATGCAATTCATGGCTTACACACCCTCTCCTCCGCTCCCGCTGTCCCAACCCACCTTGATAAATATGCTGATGCCAAGGCCCAGAAACAGCAAGCACGTATAGAGGGCGACTGACCTTTTTGGTTCGCGGGGAGGGGAGACCGTGATGGTCCCGCCGAATCAGATGAACACGGAAAGCCAACTGAAGACTCTCTCCCATGTGGCACCAAAGAAGAGTCCAATTTGGTTCTCTTTCTTATAGACTCGCACAATATTGCGATAAGGTTACGGCGGGTTTCTAATCGTTATTGGTTCACAGACTATTGACAATGATACGGGCCCGAAACTCTTGATACCCTGCAGATCGATTCCTAGCAAACCATCTATAtgatagacagacagacgggaGAGCACATTGGATTTGCTATGGACCTTCAGAACTGAGGAACAAGCTTGCCCTTCGACTCGTCTGCTGTTGCTGAAAGGATCCTCTTCTGTGTTACCAAATCAAACGCAAAATCATGATACGCAAGGGTACACTCGAATAAGATGATTAAATCTGTCCATATCAACACATTGCGTCCAAATATGTGAACTGTTTGATTACCAAAGGGAAATCACCGGAAATATGTGGTAAGTGCATTGGAACTGAAACGAATGACGGACTATACCATCCAAATCGACTGCTCCTTCCAATTTGTGATATCTGGACGAATTTAGACCCGTCTATTCACATATTTGTAGGAGGGAtcgttttttaattataaatcaATTaatcttctataaacttacgagcCTCAAGTACTTCATTCCCTCCAAATGTGAACAACCGTcagtatttttttattttgaataaTTTCATTTTCGTTTTTAGCATTTTTCTTAGCTCGGAAATATCTCAGAGGCTGGGTGTAGCCTGCGAAATGGACACTGAGGGAACCACCCCTTCTTTGTCGATCTTCGGGTACCCTTGCATTGTACTCGAGTGGGaagacagacagaaatttCAAGTTCAGAGAAGCAGTGCTGCGGCTGACCTGAcccatttaaaataaatctgAGGCAATTAAAGCGAACCGCTCTGGTAATTATAGGGCGGTCGGACCCCAAAAACAAACAGACTTTGCTGAATTGTGATAATTAATAGTTGGCCTGGGAGTGTCCGAggtggctggggctggggcttggatttggattcggattcggacTTGAACTGCACCCAAGACAATGAAAATTGTAACAAAATTGCGAATCTACTCGTATTTCGAGTGCccgtgtgttttttttctttatcgCGTCTACACTCCAAGTTTTTTTATTGTTACAAATCGGCAACGGAACGAGCGAGTTTACGTAAAGATACAAAAAATGTTTCGATGCCTTGAACTGAAATTAATGAGCCCGTTAGCCCCGAATCAGCCCCAGACCCAGCCCCATCTgaagccccagccccagcccgcAACTTCAGCCTCCAGCTCGGAGTGCGAGTCAGCATTTCTTTTGTGGCgtttgggattgggattggtaACGCCCGAAGTCTCCGCCACCATCACTGCCCGTTAGAGCCAGCCAGCCATGCCCAATCGGACTGTCCATGGCGGAGGAGTGCATCAGAGTCCAGTCCATCAGTCCGTCAGGTGCGCTGCTCCACGGGCACGCTTCATGCTTCAAGTGCGCAACAATTGGACAAAAGCTGATTTGGCTTGCTTGGTTTGGGCtatgggtttttttttctgcccTCACCATTTTCTTTGTTGCCTTTGGTGGCGTGGATTGGTAATTTGTAAGCGGGGGCATTGCAATTGATTTCAATTGAATCACTCATACTCCAATGACCGGCCCCACCGGGGATCTCAGAGAGACGTCAGTTTCAGCTAGAGCCTATCCAAGTGGCGCTGATTCATTGACGGCCCCAACCCCGACCCCAGCTTTGACTTCCTTCCGCTTCACTCTCTCGCGAGAATGGTCAGAAATTTGCATTTCTTTGGGGGGCACGCCCTCTCAATGTCAAGTTCAGAGTCACTTCCTTCCCAGAGACTGTTTCCGTGCACTGGCTTCTTATATGCAGAGACGTAACAGCCACTGGtctgatccgatccgatccgatcccatCCGATACGATCTGATCTTGATAGCCACCGAGAAACAATCCAGCTAAAACTTACAAATCATGTAGCGGACAAGTTCCGGCTTGAATCTGGCTGTTTATCATCTAAAACTTGCCCATTGTTGACTGCATAAGCGATGATTATGATGTGAATGCGAAGTGAATAAATCTCAATGGCTAATTGTGGGTGCGGGTGTGCTTTCGCAGGCTTGGGCTGGCTGATGCTGGTACTGCTGATGTCAGTGGAGTCTTTAATCATCAATTAAATAACTTAAGGCACACACGGCTCTGGCGCTAATGTGCGCCAATTATCTCCTCAAGTCCCCCGCTTTTCTTGAAAGCCGATTTTCAGCTACCCTTTTCCAAGGGAGTTTGAGAAACATTCCGCACCTCGTGCTCCTTCAATGCCACCTCTCGGAAGAGTATGTCCAAAATTACTCTATTACTCTAATCTAAAACAGATCCAATCCGCGCTCATTAATGGAGCACTGAAACAACGCCCAGATGTAATTAATTTCGATTCGCCACTCTTCGAGCTCGGCCTTGAACTTCAAAAGCCGAGAGTGACGTGGCCAATTAGAACGTTAGCGgatcagagtcagagtcagagtcagaggcTAGACTTACTTTCGCTTTTTCATCCATCAAGATAGCCCCGTACCGTCGCTCGATGGGCGCGATTCTTGTGAAATCCGCAGATTGAGAGATCGGCAAGGGGGAAACCCTGACATAACAGCGGCTTACGCACTCCCAGACGGAAAATATGTGGAGCATTAAGCATTAGGGCTAATTAGTTAATAAACAAAAGAGGGCTAGCCATCGTAGTGGATGGGAAACATTTCTCCATGcccattccattcccattcccattccctcGCTGCCGATTGTCTGTCTCTTTCAGtttatttcattttcttttcttttcttatGATTTCTTTGGCGGATCAGAGTCCAAGAGTTTGCGGTGGTGTGTTGCAAGCTGGCCAATTCTCAATTGCAGCTAAAATAGTTGCAACACTGGGAGAAATTTGCGGGTAGAAAAGCCAGAGAGAGGAAATGGTCAATGTTTATTTTACGGGACAGAAATACTCTGACTCTTACCCGTAGTTGTAGTGCGATTTGGGGCTTACGTTTTTGTCCAGTTTGGCTGTGACTGCAATGCCTATAATTTCCCCCAATGAACCTGACCGTCGCGGTGGTTGTTAATGC
It encodes the following:
- the LOC108158528 gene encoding uncharacterized protein LOC108158528 isoform X12, translating into MTLTSNLIVAFGFVFAIFAISQLIYLAKRMHDSVAQNRQRLRQLDRQGGALNTSEDRPHNRYGDIFFIEPSSEESARIRSQLEKDDKELPSYDEVMRMCNLTTPTAAAAAPHSPLAVPSPIGIAALPAPPYSESDPYAGAAEAGAGSAISPTVITMEPEPSTSRAAQTPTNTNVGRGAPLTLPNTASNTEV
- the LOC108158528 gene encoding uncharacterized protein LOC108158528 isoform X10; the protein is MGAEYSSFSIVILVIVMIMVFLANAYNKIKRAGRAESTSRSGRTATAALRRTDRQGGALNTSEDRPHNRYGDIFFIEPSSEESARIRSQLEKDDKELPSYDEVMRMCNLTTPTAAAAAPHSPLAVPSPIGIAALPAPPYSESDPYAGAAEAGAGSAISPTVITMEPEPSTSRAAQTPTNTNVGRGAPLTLPNTASNTEV
- the LOC108158528 gene encoding uncharacterized protein LOC108158528 isoform X8, giving the protein MYTEFWFCGILFSIVFWLVGRECYLFVKLKVEEWNIQVYERILREEMMLRLSIEDRQGGALNTSEDRPHNRYGDIFFIEPSSEESARIRSQLEKDDKELPSYDEVMRMCNLTTPTAAAAAPHSPLAVPSPIGIAALPAPPYSESDPYAGAAEAGAGSAISPTVITMEPEPSTSRAAQTPTNTNVGRGAPLTLPNTASNTEV
- the LOC108158528 gene encoding uncharacterized protein LOC108158528 isoform X5 produces the protein MSDQLHWFELGVLLVIFILIVYLPVRNYVARKCSHPRPVPVSTPMSRYSASYPSSSLNGTGEHRDRQGGALNTSEDRPHNRYGDIFFIEPSSEESARIRSQLEKDDKELPSYDEVMRMCNLTTPTAAAAAPHSPLAVPSPIGIAALPAPPYSESDPYAGAAEAGAGSAISPTVITMEPEPSTSRAAQTPTNTNVGRGAPLTLPNTASNTEV
- the LOC108158528 gene encoding uncharacterized protein LOC108158528 isoform X3; protein product: MYAPVMDWGDSDFGIHVVIYIALVVFFFCLLPIACYYVRIKSRTLAKICPPRQRRQQQQQQRQRHLRYDIGNDRQGGALNTSEDRPHNRYGDIFFIEPSSEESARIRSQLEKDDKELPSYDEVMRMCNLTTPTAAAAAPHSPLAVPSPIGIAALPAPPYSESDPYAGAAEAGAGSAISPTVITMEPEPSTSRAAQTPTNTNVGRGAPLTLPNTASNTEV
- the LOC108158527 gene encoding copper chaperone for superoxide dismutase; this encodes MGSVKIEFAVQMKKGDEAYANTLRKALDGLGEVDVDIQEGRVIVQTESPWSEVHEKIEATGRKAVLSGFGGQSAVALINTTGSVVDRTPVQGVVRFTAISAKAPGVLVDVVVDGLEPGLHGFHIHESGDVSSGCASVGDHYNPRRSRHGSPEASATERHAGDLGNIRADESGRAKTRFVDAELEVAEIIGRAVVITASADDLGQGANDQSLIDGNSGERIACGIIARSAGIMENFKRICACDGVTLWDERNKPLAGKDRSQKL
- the LOC108158528 gene encoding uncharacterized protein LOC108158528 isoform X6 yields the protein MSDQLHWFELGVLLVIFILIVYLPVRNYVARKCSHPRPVPVSTPMSRYSASYPSSSLNGTDRQGGALNTSEDRPHNRYGDIFFIEPSSEESARIRSQLEKDDKELPSYDEVMRMCNLTTPTAAAAAPHSPLAVPSPIGIAALPAPPYSESDPYAGAAEAGAGSAISPTVITMEPEPSTSRAAQTPTNTNVGRGAPLTLPNTASNTEV
- the LOC108158528 gene encoding uncharacterized protein LOC108158528 isoform X7, which produces MDLFIVYVGAFFILFLVMPIVYFLMQFVLWFILNKCCGSNPPQRSQDQRRRRPRRRVVIIDRQGGALNTSEDRPHNRYGDIFFIEPSSEESARIRSQLEKDDKELPSYDEVMRMCNLTTPTAAAAAPHSPLAVPSPIGIAALPAPPYSESDPYAGAAEAGAGSAISPTVITMEPEPSTSRAAQTPTNTNVGRGAPLTLPNTASNTEV
- the LOC108158528 gene encoding uncharacterized protein LOC108158528 isoform X14; amino-acid sequence: MATRSVRGRDRQGGALNTSEDRPHNRYGDIFFIEPSSEESARIRSQLEKDDKELPSYDEVMRMCNLTTPTAAAAAPHSPLAVPSPIGIAALPAPPYSESDPYAGAAEAGAGSAISPTVITMEPEPSTSRAAQTPTNTNVGRGAPLTLPNTASNTEV
- the LOC108158528 gene encoding uncharacterized protein LOC108158528 isoform X13; the encoded protein is MQLTDVFYICLLFLLVSFLCYKSKANQNSMLANSGAQSSVAEDRQGGALNTSEDRPHNRYGDIFFIEPSSEESARIRSQLEKDDKELPSYDEVMRMCNLTTPTAAAAAPHSPLAVPSPIGIAALPAPPYSESDPYAGAAEAGAGSAISPTVITMEPEPSTSRAAQTPTNTNVGRGAPLTLPNTASNTEV
- the LOC108158528 gene encoding uncharacterized protein LOC108158528 isoform X4; the encoded protein is MELVFWRVCFKMDAGPVIAFFLLLTIGFLAYAVLQCFVICIAKRCFLDRGNTSNDSNRIDEMAMSSTPYRQGGALNTSEDRPHNRYGDIFFIEPSSEESARIRSQLEKDDKELPSYDEVMRMCNLTTPTAAAAAPHSPLAVPSPIGIAALPAPPYSESDPYAGAAEAGAGSAISPTVITMEPEPSTSRAAQTPTNTNVGRGAPLTLPNTASNTEV
- the LOC108158528 gene encoding uncharacterized protein LOC108158528 isoform X2, whose protein sequence is MVAYVSAFLGWFLIVVIVVVLVRVCCLCARHKSRSTQQQGRTRYRGPGPGLGTGVGAGAGAGAGPTRVLQSYRIDPPGANADTDRQGGALNTSEDRPHNRYGDIFFIEPSSEESARIRSQLEKDDKELPSYDEVMRMCNLTTPTAAAAAPHSPLAVPSPIGIAALPAPPYSESDPYAGAAEAGAGSAISPTVITMEPEPSTSRAAQTPTNTNVGRGAPLTLPNTASNTEV
- the LOC108158528 gene encoding uncharacterized protein LOC108158528 isoform X11, which codes for MGAEYSSFSIVILVIVMIMVIKRAGRAESTSRSGRTATAALRRTDRQGGALNTSEDRPHNRYGDIFFIEPSSEESARIRSQLEKDDKELPSYDEVMRMCNLTTPTAAAAAPHSPLAVPSPIGIAALPAPPYSESDPYAGAAEAGAGSAISPTVITMEPEPSTSRAAQTPTNTNVGRGAPLTLPNTASNTEV
- the LOC108158528 gene encoding uncharacterized protein LOC108158528 isoform X9; translated protein: MPALAPYLVFFFLAFISCAVTFCCLRFCMWACYEAWRTGPDRRRARVRPQRQRHDRQGGALNTSEDRPHNRYGDIFFIEPSSEESARIRSQLEKDDKELPSYDEVMRMCNLTTPTAAAAAPHSPLAVPSPIGIAALPAPPYSESDPYAGAAEAGAGSAISPTVITMEPEPSTSRAAQTPTNTNVGRGAPLTLPNTASNTEV
- the LOC108158528 gene encoding uncharacterized protein LOC108158528 isoform X15 yields the protein MYTEFWFCGILFSIVFWLVGRECYLFVKLKVEEWNIQVYERILREEMMLRLSIEVIIPGIQGGNVLYQLICCSYKHKEVVYDMSQPLVGHSTPYLAIQSSPTQTPIGSV
- the LOC108158528 gene encoding uncharacterized protein LOC108158528 isoform X1, with translation MSFVEYYYFISFLLIFLILLRAYLCPTHSWKCLCCLAYGREPDRQGGALNTSEDRPHNRYGDIFFIEPSSEESARIRSQLEKDDKELPSYDEVMRMCNLTTPTAAAAAPHSPLAVPSPIGIAALPAPPYSESDPYAGAAEAGAGSAISPTVITMEPEPSTSRAAQTPTNTNVGRGAPLTLPNTASNTEV